In the Mastomys coucha isolate ucsf_1 unplaced genomic scaffold, UCSF_Mcou_1 pScaffold18, whole genome shotgun sequence genome, one interval contains:
- the Vwa1 gene encoding von Willebrand factor A domain-containing protein 1 translates to MLFWTVLSMALSLRLALARSGIEHGPTASAPQGDLLFLLDSSASVSHYEFSRVREFVGQLVATMPFGPGALHASLVHVGSQPHTEFTFNQYSSGQAIQDAIRVAPQRMGDTNTGLALAYAKEQLFAEEAGARPGVPKVLVWVTDGGSSDPVGPPMQELKDLGVTIFIVSTGRGNLLELLAAASAPAEKHLYFVDVDDLPIIAPELQGSISDAMQPQQLHASEVLSNGFRLSWPPLLTADSGYYVLELVPSGKLVTTRRQQLPGNATSWTWTDLNPDTDYEVSLLPESNVRLLRPQHVRVRTLQEEAGPERIVISHTRPRSLRVSWAPALGPDSTLGYLVQLGPLQGGSLERVEVPAGQNSTTIQGLTPCTTYLVTVTAAFRSGRQRALSATACTASGERTRVPQSTRPEAGPREP, encoded by the exons GTCCCACAGCATCAGCCCCCCAGGGGGACCTGTTGTTCCTGCTGGACAGCTCAGCCAGCGTGTCACACTATGAGTTCTCAAGAGTTCGGGAATTTGTGGGGCAGCTGGTGGCTACGATGCCTTTCGGACCTGGGGCTCTGCATGCTAGTCTGGTGCACGTGGGCAGCCAGCCTCACACAGAGTTTACTTTCAACCAGTACAGTTCAGGCCAGGCTATACAGGATGCCATACGTGTTGCACCCCAACGTATGGGTGATACCAACACAGGCCTGGCACTGGCTTATGCCAAAGAACAATTGTTTGCTGAGGAAGCAGGTGCCCGGCCAGGGGTTCCCAAGGTACTGGTGTGGGTGACAGATGGGGGCTCCAGTGACCCCGTGGGCCCCCCTATGCAGGAGCTCAAGGACTTGGGTGTCACCATCTTCATTGTCAGCACTGGCCGAGGCAACCTGTTGGAGCTATTGGcagctgcctcagctcctgctgagaagcacctatacTTTGTGGATGTGGATGACCTTCCTATCATTGCCCCGGAGCTTCAGGGCTCCATTTCTG ATGCGATGCAGCCACAACAGCTTCATGCCTCGGAGGTTCTGTCCAATGGCTTCCGCCTGTCCTGGCCGCCCCTGCTGACAGCGGACTCTGGTTACTACGTGCTGGAGTTGGTGCCCAGCGGCAAACTGGTAACCACAAGACGCCAACAGCTGCCCGGGAATGCTACCAGCTGGACCTGGACAGATCTCAACCCGGACACAGATTATGAAGTTTCGCTGCTGCCGGAGTCGAACGTGCGCCTCCTGAGGCCGCAGCACGTGCGAGTACGCACATTGCAAG AGGAGGCCGGGCCAGAACGCATCGTCATCTCGCATACTAGGCCGCGCAGCCTCCGCGTAAGTTGGGCCCCCGCGCTTGGCCCGGACTCCACTCTCGGCTACCTTGTACAGCTCGGACCTCTGCAAGGCGGCTCCCTAGAGCGCGTGGAGGTGCCAGCAGGCCAGAACAGCACTACTATCCAGGGCCTGACGCCCTGCACCACTTACCTGGTGACTGTGACGGCCGCCTTCCGCTCTGGCCGCCAGAGGGCGCTGTCGGCTACGGCCTGTACGGCCTCTGGCGAGCGGACCCGTGTTCCGCAGTCCACGCGGCCGGAGGCCGGACCGCGGGAACCCTAA